One genomic segment of Flagellimonas marinaquae includes these proteins:
- the hisS gene encoding histidine--tRNA ligase, whose amino-acid sequence MAKKPSIPKGTRDFSPAEVAKRNYIIHTIKKHFETYGFQPIETPSFENYDTLMGKYGDEGDRLIFKILNSGDFISKVDDVTYSSKNSATLTPKISEKALRYDLTVPFARYVVMHQNEIDFPFKRYQIQPVWRADRPQKGRFREFYQCDADVVGANSLLQEVEFVQLYDAVFTDLGLEGATIKINNRKILSGIAEIIGAKHLLVDFTVALDKLDKIGEEKVKAEMLQKGISEAAIAKAQPLFDMSGTAAEQLEKLKAILADSEIGMLGVSELEEIIATVDLLGLQSAKLKLDVTLARGLNYYTGAIFEVAAPKGVKMGSIGGGGRYDDLTGIFGLKDVSGVGISFGLDRIYLVMEELGLFPDSLDTSLDVLCLNFGKKEAQAALQLVADLRRNGVRADLYPTDTKVQKQFKYADKRGVPYVILLGEEELNTNAFVVKEMKSGGHKAYAIDAVAKFAKDILN is encoded by the coding sequence ATGGCAAAAAAACCATCCATCCCAAAGGGAACCAGAGATTTTTCACCGGCAGAAGTGGCCAAGCGCAACTATATTATCCATACCATTAAAAAGCATTTCGAAACCTATGGTTTTCAACCGATAGAGACCCCATCTTTTGAGAATTATGATACTTTGATGGGCAAATATGGGGATGAAGGGGACCGTTTGATATTTAAAATCTTGAATTCTGGCGATTTTATCTCCAAAGTGGATGATGTTACCTACAGCTCCAAGAATTCAGCAACCTTGACGCCGAAAATCTCGGAAAAAGCACTCCGCTACGATCTTACGGTGCCGTTTGCCCGGTATGTGGTAATGCACCAGAACGAGATAGATTTCCCTTTCAAGCGTTATCAAATCCAGCCTGTGTGGCGTGCGGACCGACCACAAAAAGGGCGTTTTCGTGAGTTTTACCAGTGCGATGCCGATGTGGTTGGGGCCAATTCCCTGCTTCAGGAAGTAGAGTTTGTTCAACTTTACGATGCCGTTTTTACGGATTTGGGATTAGAAGGAGCTACCATCAAAATAAACAACAGAAAAATTTTATCCGGAATCGCAGAGATCATTGGGGCCAAACATTTGTTGGTCGACTTTACGGTGGCATTGGATAAATTGGACAAAATAGGCGAGGAGAAGGTAAAGGCGGAGATGTTGCAGAAAGGCATTTCCGAAGCTGCTATTGCCAAAGCACAGCCCTTGTTCGATATGTCGGGGACCGCAGCCGAGCAATTGGAAAAGCTAAAAGCCATTCTTGCTGATTCCGAAATTGGCATGCTCGGTGTGTCAGAACTGGAAGAAATTATTGCAACGGTGGACCTGCTGGGATTGCAATCGGCCAAGCTTAAGTTGGACGTAACCCTTGCCCGTGGTCTCAATTATTATACAGGCGCCATTTTCGAAGTTGCAGCGCCGAAAGGGGTAAAAATGGGTTCCATTGGCGGTGGCGGCCGTTACGATGACCTTACCGGTATTTTTGGACTAAAAGATGTGAGCGGCGTTGGTATTTCTTTCGGATTGGACCGTATTTATTTGGTTATGGAGGAGTTGGGCTTGTTTCCGGACAGTTTGGACACATCTTTGGATGTACTGTGCCTCAACTTTGGTAAAAAAGAAGCGCAAGCTGCTCTACAATTGGTGGCGGATCTACGTAGAAATGGCGTACGAGCGGATTTGTACCCTACGGATACCAAAGTACAGAAACAATTTAAATACGCAGATAAAAGAGGAGTGCCATATGTAATTCTTTTGGGTGAAGAAGAATTGAACACAAATGCTTTTGTGGTTAAAGAAATGAAGAGCGGCGGGCATAAAGCTTATGCTATTGATGCTGTGGCGAAGTTTGCCAAGGATATTTTAAACTAG
- a CDS encoding collagen-like protein, with protein sequence MKTSKILFFSCLIVSTLLFSCSGEDGEQGIQGEDGEQGIQGEVGPQGEQGPQGEQGENGNANVTKLEFDITQADGGAISIEVPEFTTEALQNHVLLVYLEVSELEKSSFYHLPGTIIGLDIRLEYQYTEGLFGLIAYNIDGTPTAFPEWAENISAILHIAMVEINSDSMAGKNSATNNLKSAGIDVANYHEVMEFYGLE encoded by the coding sequence ATGAAAACTTCAAAAATTTTATTTTTCAGCTGCTTAATTGTCAGCACTTTATTATTTTCTTGCTCTGGCGAAGATGGAGAACAAGGAATTCAAGGTGAAGATGGCGAACAAGGGATCCAAGGTGAAGTAGGACCTCAGGGGGAACAAGGACCTCAGGGGGAACAAGGAGAAAATGGCAATGCCAATGTAACCAAGCTAGAGTTCGATATTACACAAGCTGATGGCGGGGCAATCAGTATTGAAGTTCCTGAATTTACAACCGAGGCATTACAAAATCATGTTTTGTTAGTTTATTTAGAAGTTTCCGAGTTAGAGAAGAGTTCTTTTTACCATTTACCAGGCACAATTATAGGTCTGGATATTAGGCTAGAGTACCAATATACCGAAGGTCTATTTGGATTGATTGCATATAATATAGATGGAACTCCTACCGCTTTTCCAGAATGGGCAGAAAATATATCCGCTATCTTGCACATTGCAATGGTTGAGATCAACTCGGATTCTATGGCCGGTAAAAATTCCGCAACCAATAATTTAAAAAGTGCCGGAATAGATGTTGCCAATTACCACGAAGTAATGGAATTTTATGGATTGGAATAA
- a CDS encoding DUF6495 family protein, with translation MKYKRLSKEQLEELHPEFINFLATQSITADEWKTIKEEKPDVAEEEIDVFSDLIWEGVLNKVEYLENISERHMHLFHLTDKEMKLFSVKILNPEIDLRTEVGFGWFKRNYQSDFVEYLSASKAYGEDKNVDKFELIKQGAVITKGELYQWFEQIREH, from the coding sequence ATGAAATATAAAAGACTTTCTAAGGAACAACTGGAAGAACTGCACCCGGAATTTATCAACTTTTTGGCAACACAATCCATAACCGCAGACGAATGGAAGACCATTAAAGAGGAGAAACCCGATGTGGCTGAAGAAGAGATTGATGTTTTCAGCGATTTAATATGGGAAGGTGTTCTGAACAAGGTGGAGTATTTGGAGAACATTTCCGAAAGGCACATGCATTTATTTCACTTGACGGATAAGGAAATGAAGTTATTTTCTGTGAAGATTCTTAATCCCGAAATCGACCTTCGGACCGAGGTAGGTTTTGGTTGGTTCAAAAGAAATTACCAATCCGACTTTGTGGAATACCTGTCAGCTTCCAAAGCTTATGGCGAGGATAAGAATGTCGATAAATTTGAACTCATCAAGCAAGGGGCAGTAATCACTAAAGGAGAACTGTACCAATGGTTCGAGCAGATCAGGGAACATTGA
- a CDS encoding TonB-dependent receptor, with the protein MNKIQLFGLLFLLVSTSAFSQVTTSNIRGTVSDDQGVPLLGANVVAVHTPTGTRYGAITNEEGRFNLLNLRVGGPYEVSISYVGFKAESQNDVFLSLGKTFNLNVNLVSDSQQLEEVVVVSDRGGTFGSDRTGAETSVGRRELTRLPTISRSTNDFTRLEPTASAGSFGGRNDQFNNFSLDGAIFNNPFGLDAAQPGGQTDANPISIDAIDQIQVSIAPYDVTQSGFTGASVNAVTKSGTNEFYGTVYGFYRNEDLTGGKVKGDDVFKADLSQSQYGISIGGPIVKNKLFFFANFEKDDRTDLGSAGFVPNRGTGGINESRVLASDFELVSNILSQVTIGDGQFYDPGSFEGFNFDQESTKGIFKLDWNINENNRLAIIYNFLNASKEKPAHPTALGFRGPNLTTLQFENAGYEINNKIRSVQLELNSTLSDQAINKLQVGYTHFDDFRNPKSTPAPTITLLDENGSSNYIIAGHEPFSINNRLDQKVFQLTNNLNFFEGDHTFTIGFSFERFEFDNSFNLGAYGAQGVFFPTGSIADFRDPSNEADLVAFYQGAFNAAIAANNSLEANGEGNLNGWALAETNVGQLAFYLQDEWNATENFKLTYGVRFDRPLYFDSSRKAQDVINVAPAYVPDIPYVNPNNGETVFFDSTKMPTDQWLVSPRLGFNWDVNGDNTLQLRGGTGVFTGRFPFVWLGNQIANPNVFFYQVVDPDFKWPQVWRTSLGADYRFDSGLILTADLSYSKDVNGPHVQNWGLTEPSETLQGVDTRPVYADSDLINNAYVFSNSDKGRIWNAVLKAQKTFDNGLYTSLAYSYLNSKDVNSIEAEITGDAFVANAISGNANDDVLSYSRYGDTHRFVGVISKAFKTGTTISAFYEYAQGGRFNYIYGGDINNDGSAINDLLYIPTASEIGQMNFASADQAQAFEQFIQQDDYLSDNRGEYAERYGALAPWRGRWDMKILQDIKITNKNTIQLSVDVLNIGNLISSDWGIVEIPQNQQVLGVTVDENNVPTYTFDTNFTDTFSSDTSLLSRWQAQFGVRYIFN; encoded by the coding sequence ATGAATAAAATTCAACTCTTTGGACTGCTTTTTTTATTGGTATCCACTTCTGCTTTTTCACAGGTTACCACATCCAATATTCGAGGAACAGTTTCGGATGATCAGGGTGTGCCCTTATTGGGTGCAAATGTGGTGGCCGTGCACACACCGACTGGCACACGTTATGGAGCCATAACCAACGAGGAAGGACGCTTTAACCTCCTTAATTTAAGAGTAGGAGGACCTTATGAGGTTTCCATTTCTTATGTTGGATTTAAAGCAGAGTCGCAAAATGATGTTTTTTTATCTCTCGGTAAAACATTCAACCTTAATGTCAATTTGGTATCCGATAGTCAACAATTGGAAGAAGTGGTGGTGGTATCGGATAGGGGAGGTACCTTTGGTAGTGACCGGACAGGTGCAGAAACCAGTGTAGGACGAAGGGAGCTGACCCGTTTGCCTACAATTTCAAGGTCGACAAACGATTTTACCCGATTGGAGCCCACTGCCAGTGCCGGTTCGTTTGGAGGAAGAAATGATCAATTCAATAACTTTTCACTGGATGGGGCCATATTTAATAACCCCTTTGGGCTGGATGCTGCGCAACCAGGAGGGCAAACGGACGCCAATCCGATTTCCATCGATGCCATAGACCAAATCCAAGTAAGCATTGCTCCGTATGATGTTACCCAATCCGGATTTACGGGAGCCTCCGTAAATGCCGTAACCAAAAGTGGTACAAATGAGTTCTATGGAACCGTTTATGGTTTCTACCGTAACGAGGACCTTACCGGAGGTAAAGTAAAGGGCGATGATGTGTTCAAGGCAGACCTAAGCCAGTCTCAATACGGAATCAGCATAGGTGGCCCCATTGTAAAAAACAAGTTATTCTTCTTTGCCAACTTTGAAAAAGACGATAGGACGGATTTGGGAAGTGCAGGTTTTGTTCCAAATAGAGGTACAGGAGGAATAAATGAATCTCGAGTGTTGGCCTCGGATTTTGAATTGGTTTCCAATATTTTAAGCCAGGTAACCATTGGAGACGGGCAGTTCTACGATCCAGGAAGTTTTGAAGGGTTTAATTTTGATCAAGAATCGACCAAAGGCATATTCAAGTTGGATTGGAACATAAACGAAAACAATAGATTGGCAATTATCTACAACTTCTTGAACGCCTCCAAAGAAAAGCCCGCACATCCGACCGCTTTGGGGTTCAGAGGGCCAAATCTAACCACATTGCAATTTGAAAATGCTGGTTATGAAATCAATAATAAAATTCGTTCGGTTCAACTGGAGTTAAATTCTACATTATCCGATCAAGCAATCAATAAATTACAGGTGGGATACACCCATTTTGATGATTTCCGAAATCCAAAATCCACACCGGCACCAACCATTACACTATTGGATGAAAATGGGAGTTCTAACTATATCATTGCAGGTCATGAACCTTTTTCCATTAATAACCGTTTGGATCAAAAGGTGTTTCAGCTTACCAACAACCTCAACTTTTTTGAAGGGGATCATACCTTTACAATCGGATTTTCCTTTGAAAGGTTCGAGTTCGATAACTCATTTAATTTAGGCGCCTATGGTGCTCAAGGTGTCTTTTTTCCAACGGGCTCCATAGCAGATTTTAGAGATCCGTCCAACGAAGCCGATCTCGTAGCTTTCTATCAAGGTGCATTTAATGCAGCCATAGCAGCGAACAATTCTTTGGAAGCAAATGGAGAGGGAAACCTTAATGGATGGGCTCTGGCCGAAACCAATGTGGGGCAATTGGCTTTTTATTTGCAGGATGAATGGAATGCCACGGAGAATTTTAAATTGACTTATGGAGTGCGTTTTGATCGTCCTCTTTATTTTGATTCTTCTAGAAAAGCTCAGGATGTGATCAATGTTGCCCCTGCCTATGTTCCCGATATTCCCTATGTTAACCCTAATAATGGGGAGACCGTGTTTTTTGACTCCACTAAAATGCCCACGGATCAGTGGTTGGTATCGCCTCGCCTAGGATTTAATTGGGATGTAAATGGGGACAATACCCTTCAGTTAAGAGGAGGAACTGGTGTGTTTACAGGACGTTTCCCTTTTGTTTGGTTGGGCAATCAAATAGCAAATCCAAATGTTTTCTTTTATCAAGTAGTAGACCCGGATTTTAAATGGCCGCAAGTATGGAGAACTAGCTTGGGTGCAGATTATAGATTCGACAGTGGATTGATTCTTACTGCCGACCTTTCATATTCCAAAGATGTAAACGGCCCGCACGTACAAAACTGGGGCTTGACGGAACCATCTGAAACATTGCAAGGAGTGGATACAAGGCCAGTTTACGCCGACAGTGATTTGATCAACAATGCTTATGTATTCTCCAATTCCGATAAAGGTAGAATTTGGAACGCAGTCCTCAAGGCACAGAAAACTTTTGATAATGGCTTGTACACGAGTTTGGCCTATAGTTACCTAAATTCAAAGGATGTTAATTCCATTGAAGCGGAAATAACAGGAGATGCTTTTGTGGCCAATGCAATTTCCGGTAATGCCAATGATGATGTATTGTCCTACTCGAGGTATGGCGATACCCATAGATTTGTGGGAGTTATTTCAAAGGCTTTTAAAACAGGGACCACCATTTCCGCGTTTTATGAGTACGCGCAAGGAGGAAGGTTCAACTATATTTATGGAGGAGATATCAACAACGATGGTTCGGCCATAAACGATCTTCTATATATACCCACTGCATCGGAAATTGGCCAAATGAACTTTGCCAGTGCCGATCAGGCCCAAGCCTTTGAACAATTTATTCAACAAGATGATTATTTAAGCGATAATCGAGGGGAATATGCCGAAAGATATGGAGCGTTGGCTCCTTGGAGAGGTAGATGGGACATGAAAATTCTCCAAGATATTAAGATTACCAACAAAAATACCATTCAATTAAGTGTTGATGTTCTTAATATTGGAAACTTGATCAGCTCTGACTGGGGAATTGTTGAAATTCCGCAAAATCAACAGGTTTTGGGAGTTACTGTTGACGAGAACAATGTTCCGACATATACTTTTGATACGAACTTTACTGATACCTTTAGCTCGGATACAAGCTTGTTGTCCAGATGGCAGGCTCAATTTGGAGTTCGCTATATATTTAACTAA
- the rplI gene encoding 50S ribosomal protein L9 yields MELILKEDVQDLGFKDDIVTVKNGYGRNYLIPQGLADLATPSAKKVLAENLKQRAHKEKKVIDEATKVANALKQLEIKIAAKVGAGDKLFGSVTNIDLAAALDKEGHQIDKKFINIKGGAVKRVGPYEAIIRLHREVIVEFPFEVVAEAK; encoded by the coding sequence ATGGAACTTATTCTAAAAGAAGATGTACAGGATTTGGGATTTAAGGATGATATCGTTACCGTAAAGAACGGTTACGGCAGAAACTACCTTATCCCTCAAGGTTTGGCCGATTTGGCTACACCTTCTGCCAAAAAAGTTTTGGCAGAAAACCTAAAACAAAGAGCTCACAAGGAGAAAAAGGTAATAGATGAAGCAACCAAGGTTGCCAATGCGTTGAAGCAATTGGAAATCAAAATTGCTGCAAAAGTTGGTGCAGGCGACAAATTGTTCGGATCTGTAACCAACATAGATCTTGCCGCTGCCTTGGACAAAGAAGGGCACCAAATTGACAAAAAATTCATCAATATTAAAGGTGGAGCTGTCAAAAGAGTTGGTCCTTACGAAGCCATTATCAGATTGCACAGGGAAGTTATTGTAGAATTCCCTTTTGAAGTGGTTGCGGAAGCAAAATAA
- the rpsR gene encoding 30S ribosomal protein S18, translated as MASIEQQAKSKKDGEIRYLTPLNIETSKQKKYCRFKKSGIKYIDYKDPDFLMKLVNEQGKLLPRRLTGTSLKYQRKVAQAVKRARHLALMPYVGDMLK; from the coding sequence ATGGCATCTATAGAGCAACAAGCAAAATCAAAAAAAGACGGGGAAATCAGATATTTGACCCCGCTTAATATTGAGACCAGCAAGCAAAAAAAGTATTGTAGGTTCAAAAAATCTGGTATTAAGTACATAGACTATAAAGACCCGGATTTTTTGATGAAATTGGTAAACGAGCAAGGTAAATTGCTTCCAAGAAGACTTACAGGTACTTCATTGAAATACCAAAGAAAAGTGGCACAGGCCGTAAAACGTGCCCGTCACCTAGCGTTAATGCCGTATGTTGGCGATATGTTGAAATAA
- the rpsF gene encoding 30S ribosomal protein S6, whose protein sequence is MNHYETVFILNPVLSETQIEETVKKFEDFLIKNGAKMVSKEDWGLKKLAYPIQHKKSGFYHLFEFQAPGEAIGPYELEFRRDERVMRFLTVKLDKHAIAWAEKRRTKLKAKA, encoded by the coding sequence ATGAACCATTACGAAACTGTTTTCATTTTGAATCCCGTTCTGTCTGAAACGCAGATAGAGGAAACAGTCAAGAAATTCGAGGATTTCTTGATTAAGAATGGTGCCAAAATGGTCTCCAAAGAAGATTGGGGACTTAAAAAATTGGCCTATCCCATTCAGCACAAAAAAAGTGGATTTTACCACTTGTTCGAATTCCAAGCACCTGGCGAAGCCATTGGACCTTACGAATTGGAATTTAGAAGAGATGAGCGCGTTATGCGTTTTTTGACCGTTAAATTGGACAAGCACGCTATTGCTTGGGCGGAAAAAAGAAGAACTAAATTAAAAGCAAAGGCATAA
- a CDS encoding LytR/AlgR family response regulator transcription factor has translation MKLKSIIVDDSSMQRMAVAKLVNNHPHLALVAEYSNAIEAKNGLKNHDIDLIFLDVEMPIISGFDLLEALENPPQVILITGKPDYALKAFDYDVTDYLHKPITLARFEASVKRAVAKYEQMNRVEEDEEHIFVKSNLKKRKVILNDIKWIEALGDYIKLVTDEANIVILSTMKSFEKQLPAEKFLRIHKSYIVNLEKIEKFNSKNVEVGGRQIPLSRNKKTELAEALANV, from the coding sequence ATGAAATTAAAAAGTATAATTGTAGACGATTCCTCCATGCAGCGCATGGCCGTGGCAAAATTGGTCAACAATCATCCACATTTGGCCTTGGTTGCCGAGTACAGCAACGCCATTGAAGCCAAAAATGGTTTAAAAAACCACGATATCGATCTTATCTTCTTAGATGTTGAGATGCCGATCATAAGTGGATTTGACCTTTTAGAGGCCCTAGAGAACCCTCCACAGGTAATTCTGATCACTGGAAAACCTGATTATGCACTGAAAGCGTTTGACTACGACGTAACCGATTACCTTCACAAACCCATAACTTTGGCCCGTTTTGAAGCTTCCGTAAAAAGAGCCGTTGCCAAATACGAGCAAATGAACCGGGTGGAAGAAGATGAAGAACACATTTTTGTAAAGAGCAACCTTAAAAAACGTAAGGTTATCTTAAACGACATTAAATGGATAGAGGCACTGGGAGATTACATTAAATTGGTGACAGATGAAGCCAATATCGTAATTCTATCCACCATGAAATCTTTTGAAAAGCAATTGCCTGCCGAAAAATTTCTACGTATCCATAAATCTTATATTGTGAATCTCGAGAAGATAGAAAAATTCAACAGTAAGAACGTTGAAGTAGGGGGCAGACAGATTCCTTTGAGCAGAAATAAGAAAACAGAGCTCGCCGAAGCACTGGCAAACGTATAA
- the priA gene encoding replication restart helicase PriA, whose product MEYFLEVVLPIPLEKLFTYKISEAEADFIQAGMRVAVPFGKTKIYTALAYKVHTHAPEAYEPKEIYQILDERPVVDKVQLKHWEWVANYYMCTLGEVVRSALPSAFLLESETLILPNKNAKVDELQLTDDEFLIYEALQHQTALKISEVSDILDKKNVLKIVNAMVHKGIVLQKEELYEQYRPKLVRYVKLAEQFEGEEQLSELLNDLNRAPKQSQVVLSLFQLRAKSAKPIPISELEKESGGSRSVIKALIDKNILEEYHIRKDRVEFDGRSGDVGAIELNEHQHRALDDIQHGFDEEKPVLLHGVTSSGKTEVYVKLIQKCLDEGKQALYLLPEIALTSQLINRLQQYFGHQVSVYHSKYSIHERVEVWNNVLNDAEKARIVIGARSSLFLPFTNLGLVVVDEEHENSFKQFDPAPRYQARDAAVVLAALHSANIVLGSATPSIESMYNAKTAKYGYASMAHRFGDVLMPDINLVDIKEATRKRRMKGHFSETLIKAIEEALEEGEQIILFQNRRGFAPVVECTTCGHVAQCPNCDVSLTYHQHRNQLRCHYCGYHMALQQACLACGSPTLDKKGFGTEQIQQELGQLFPDVSVGRMDLDTTRGKYAYEKIISSFENQEMDILVGTQMVTKGLDFRNVSLVGIMNADSMLNFPDYRAHERSFQMLTQVAGRAGRTKKRGKVLIQTYNPYHQILQQVTTNNYDKMFQEQFYEREQFKYPPLVRLIKITLKDKDFNKLNEAADWMAGSLRNVLGTQILGPEYPPVARIRRDYLKNILIKIPRKQPLAQTKNSIKRIEKSFNAISKYKSIRLVYNVDHI is encoded by the coding sequence ATGGAGTATTTTTTAGAGGTAGTTTTGCCAATTCCTTTGGAAAAGCTTTTCACCTATAAAATATCGGAAGCAGAAGCCGATTTTATTCAAGCGGGAATGCGAGTTGCCGTACCTTTTGGCAAGACCAAGATATACACCGCATTGGCCTACAAAGTGCATACCCATGCCCCAGAAGCCTACGAACCCAAAGAAATTTATCAAATTCTGGACGAACGGCCCGTAGTGGACAAAGTGCAGTTGAAGCATTGGGAATGGGTGGCCAATTATTATATGTGCACGTTGGGCGAAGTTGTTCGGAGCGCCCTGCCCAGTGCCTTTTTGTTGGAAAGCGAAACCCTAATTTTGCCCAACAAAAATGCAAAGGTAGACGAATTGCAACTCACCGATGACGAGTTTTTGATCTACGAAGCACTTCAACATCAAACCGCATTGAAAATCTCCGAGGTCAGCGATATCCTGGATAAAAAAAATGTGTTGAAAATAGTCAATGCCATGGTGCACAAAGGTATTGTGCTTCAAAAAGAAGAACTATACGAACAATACAGACCTAAATTGGTACGCTATGTTAAGCTCGCCGAGCAATTTGAAGGCGAAGAACAACTGTCCGAACTGCTGAACGATCTAAACAGGGCTCCCAAGCAGAGCCAAGTGGTACTTTCTTTATTTCAATTAAGGGCCAAAAGCGCCAAACCCATACCTATTTCGGAACTGGAAAAGGAGAGCGGGGGTTCCCGTTCGGTAATCAAAGCCTTGATCGATAAAAATATTCTGGAAGAATACCATATCCGAAAAGATCGGGTGGAGTTCGATGGGCGATCGGGTGATGTTGGAGCTATTGAATTGAACGAGCATCAACATCGGGCCCTAGACGATATACAGCATGGGTTCGACGAAGAAAAACCCGTATTGTTGCACGGGGTAACTTCTTCAGGAAAAACAGAGGTGTATGTAAAACTCATCCAAAAATGTCTGGATGAAGGAAAGCAAGCGCTGTATTTACTTCCTGAAATTGCTCTGACCTCCCAATTGATCAACCGATTACAGCAATATTTTGGCCATCAGGTATCCGTATATCATTCAAAATATAGCATTCACGAAAGGGTGGAGGTATGGAACAATGTATTGAATGATGCAGAAAAAGCTCGAATCGTAATTGGAGCACGTTCTTCACTTTTTTTGCCCTTTACCAATTTGGGATTGGTGGTCGTGGACGAGGAGCACGAGAATTCTTTTAAGCAATTCGACCCGGCACCAAGATATCAAGCCAGGGATGCGGCCGTTGTGCTCGCGGCATTGCATAGTGCAAATATTGTTCTAGGTTCTGCCACTCCGAGTATAGAGAGCATGTACAATGCTAAGACAGCAAAATATGGGTATGCATCCATGGCACATAGATTTGGCGATGTTTTAATGCCCGATATCAATTTGGTGGATATTAAGGAGGCTACCAGAAAACGCCGAATGAAAGGTCATTTTTCGGAAACGCTTATAAAGGCCATCGAGGAAGCGCTGGAAGAGGGGGAGCAGATTATTCTTTTTCAAAACCGAAGGGGATTCGCTCCGGTAGTGGAGTGTACCACTTGCGGGCATGTGGCCCAATGCCCCAATTGCGACGTTAGCCTGACCTATCATCAGCACAGAAACCAACTTCGCTGTCACTATTGTGGTTATCACATGGCCTTGCAGCAAGCGTGCTTGGCTTGTGGGAGCCCAACTTTGGATAAAAAGGGCTTTGGTACGGAACAGATTCAGCAAGAATTGGGTCAGTTGTTTCCAGATGTTTCCGTTGGCCGCATGGATCTGGATACAACGCGTGGAAAATACGCATACGAGAAAATAATCTCATCTTTTGAGAATCAGGAGATGGATATTTTGGTGGGAACACAAATGGTGACCAAGGGTTTGGATTTTAGAAATGTAAGCCTTGTAGGTATAATGAATGCGGATTCCATGCTCAATTTTCCCGACTATAGGGCCCACGAGCGTAGTTTTCAAATGTTGACCCAAGTGGCGGGTAGGGCAGGGCGTACCAAAAAGCGCGGTAAAGTATTGATTCAGACGTACAACCCTTATCATCAAATATTGCAGCAGGTAACTACGAATAATTATGATAAAATGTTCCAAGAACAGTTTTACGAGAGGGAACAGTTTAAGTATCCGCCCTTGGTGAGGCTCATAAAAATAACCTTGAAGGATAAGGACTTTAATAAACTGAACGAGGCCGCGGATTGGATGGCAGGCTCTTTGCGCAATGTGCTCGGAACTCAGATTTTAGGGCCGGAATACCCACCTGTAGCTCGTATACGAAGGGACTATCTTAAAAATATATTGATAAAAATACCAAGAAAACAACCATTGGCCCAAACAAAAAATAGCATTAAAAGAATTGAAAAATCCTTTAATGCTATTTCTAAGTATAAAAGTATCAGATTGGTCTACAATGTGGACCACATATAA
- a CDS encoding DUF2147 domain-containing protein, whose product MKNRRTYNKWIGLVCFLCCQITLSQTVFGKWKTIDDRNGVNKAIIEIYEEDGLMHAKVVKILEEGKKDARCTKCEGERKDKPVLGMKIMEDFEKNSKGIYKGDTLFDPEKAMTFKAKVWLDEENKNRLKVRGYLAFLYRTQTWHRVIEE is encoded by the coding sequence ATGAAAAACAGAAGGACATACAATAAATGGATCGGTTTGGTGTGTTTTCTCTGCTGCCAGATAACCCTATCGCAAACAGTTTTTGGTAAATGGAAAACTATCGATGATCGAAATGGGGTAAACAAGGCAATCATCGAAATTTACGAGGAAGATGGGTTGATGCACGCTAAAGTGGTAAAAATATTGGAAGAGGGCAAAAAAGATGCAAGGTGCACAAAATGTGAAGGAGAAAGAAAGGACAAGCCCGTTCTTGGAATGAAGATCATGGAGGATTTTGAAAAGAACAGCAAGGGCATATATAAAGGGGATACCCTTTTCGACCCTGAAAAAGCTATGACTTTTAAAGCTAAGGTCTGGTTGGACGAGGAGAACAAAAATAGGCTAAAAGTACGTGGATATTTAGCCTTTTTGTACCGTACACAAACATGGCACAGGGTAATCGAGGAATAA